The window CGGAGCGCCGCGCCGAGGCGGACGCCGCCCGCGCCGACGCCGAGGTCGAGTATGCCGTGATGCAGGACGACCGCTCGCGCCTCGCCGTCGAGCTCGACGCCGCGCTGGCGAGGGCCCGCGCGCTCGACCGCGTGGCCGGCGAGGTGGCGGCGCGGGTCGACCGCGCCGGCGCCACCGTGCGGGGCATCCTGGCCGAGCTCGACCCGACGGGCTCGCGCCCGCTCGGCCCGATCTGAGGCCGCCGTGGCCCAGGTCAACGTCAGGATCGGCGGCCGCGTCTACCGCATGGCCTGCGCGGACGGCGAGGAGGAGCACCTGGCGGGGCTCGCGGCCCGGCTCGACGGCAAGATCGGCGAGCTGCGCGGCAGCTTCGGCGAGATCGGCGACACGCGCATCACCGTGATGGCGGCCCTGACGATCGCGGACCAGCTCGGGGAAGCCGAGCGCCACATCGCCGCGCTGGAGGGCGAGAACGACCGCCTGCGGGCCGAGCAGGCCGGTGCCGACGCGCGCATCGACGCCCTCGCCGAGGCGGCCGCCGGCGCGATCGGCGAGGCCGCGGCCCGCATCGACCGCGTCGCCCACGCGCTCGACGCGGGGACGGCGCGCGGCTGATACGGCATCCGGCCGATGTGCCGTATCGCCAGCCCGCGCGGCGCATGAGCGAAGCCGACATCCGCATCCCGAAGGGATTCAACGGATGTCGTATGAGAGCCGCGACCCCGCTCCGCCTACCGGTCCGCCGCGCGATGACTTAGGATGGCGGACCGCTTCCGCACCGGGTCCGCCGATGTCCGCCGCCGCCGCCAACAGCCTGATCCTGGTCGCGATCGGGCTCGTCTTCGCCGTGCTGATGGCCGGGCTGGTCAACATGGTGCGCGGCGGCAGTTCCAACACGTCGCAGCGGCTGATGCGCTGGCGCGTGGGGCTCCAGTTCGTGGCCATCCTGGTGGTCATGGCCGTGCTGTATCTCAGGGGGTAGAACGCCGTGGTGGTCCTCAATCGCATCTACACGCGCACCGGCGACGACGGGACGACGGCGCTGGGCTCGGGCGAGCGCCGCCGCAAGTCGGACGTGCGGATCGCGGCCTACGGCACGGTGGACGAGTGCAACGCCGCCATCGGCATGGCGCGCCTCCACGCGGCGGCCGAGTCGCCGAAGCTCGACGCCATGCTGGGGCGCATCCAGAACGACCTGTTCGACCTCGGCGCCGACCTCGCGACCCCGCCGGCCGAGGGCGAGGCGGAGGGCTCCCGCCTGCGCATGGTGCAGGCCCAGGTGGACCGGCTGGAGCGCGAGATCGACGAGCTCAACGCCGACCTGTCGCCGCTGCGCTCCTTCGTGCTGCCCGGCGGCACGCCGGCCGCCGCCCACCTCCACCTCGCCCGCACGGTGTGCCGGCGCGCCGAGCGGCTGATGGTGGACCTCAAGGTCGGCCACGGCGAGGCCGTCAGCGCCGCGGCGGTCGGCTACGCCAACCGCCTGTCGGACTTCCTGTTCGTGGCCTCGCGCCACTGCAACCACCTCAAGGACGGCGACGTGCTGTGGGTGCCGGGGAAGAACCGGTAGGGGCGCGGGCTCGAGGGCCGCTCATCCCTTGCGGGCCGCCTTGGCGGCGGCCCGCTCGGCGCGCAGCAGCTTCGCCCGGCCGTCCTTCGTGGTCTGCCGGGCGCGGCCGATCGCCAGCGCGTCCTCCGGCACGTCCTCGGTGACGGCGGAGCCCGACGCCACGTAGGCGCCGCGCCCGACCGTGACGGGCGCCACCAGCGACGAGTTCGAGCCGATGAAGGCCCCCTCGCCGATCACGGTGCGGAACTTGCCGTAGCCGTCGTAGTTGCAGGTCACCGTGCCGGCGCCGATGTTGGCCTCCGCGCCCACGCTGGCGTCGCCGATGTAGGTGAGGTGGCTCACCTTGGCGCCGTCGCCGATGTCGGCGCTCTTCACCTCGACGAAGTTGCCGACCTTGGCGGCGCGCCCGAGCGCCGCCCCCGGCCGCAGCCGCGCGTAGGGCCCGACGTCGGCGTTCGGGCCCACCCGCGCGCCTTCGAGGTGCGAGAAGCTGTGGATGACCGCGCCGTCCTCGACCCGCACGCCGGGCCCGAAGACCACGTGCGGCTCGACCACGACGTCGCGCCCGAAGCGCGTGTCGTGGCTGAGGAACACCGTGCCCGGCGCCTGCAGCGTCGTGCCGCCGCGCATCGCGGCGAGCCGCAGCCGCGCCTGCACGGCGGCCTCGGCGCTCGCGAGCTGCGCGCGGTCGTTGACCCCCATGGCGT is drawn from Lichenibacterium dinghuense and contains these coding sequences:
- a CDS encoding cell division protein ZapA, producing the protein MAQVNVRIGGRVYRMACADGEEEHLAGLAARLDGKIGELRGSFGEIGDTRITVMAALTIADQLGEAERHIAALEGENDRLRAEQAGADARIDALAEAAAGAIGEAAARIDRVAHALDAGTARG
- a CDS encoding twin transmembrane helix small protein, which codes for MSAAAANSLILVAIGLVFAVLMAGLVNMVRGGSSNTSQRLMRWRVGLQFVAILVVMAVLYLRG
- a CDS encoding DUF4164 family protein — encoded protein: MDLPVSLQRALQRLNGAIDALDAAAERRAEADAARADAEVEYAVMQDDRSRLAVELDAALARARALDRVAGEVAARVDRAGATVRGILAELDPTGSRPLGPI
- the glmU gene encoding bifunctional UDP-N-acetylglucosamine diphosphorylase/glucosamine-1-phosphate N-acetyltransferase GlmU: MSGSRRCLAVVLAAGEGTRMRSDTPKVLHRLAGRSMLGHVLGIVAEAGAEAVVVVVGPGRDDVAAEARRAFPGAEIAVQAERLGTAHAVLAARDAIARGYDDLLVLFADVPLVAPAALADMRAALAAGAGLVALGFEAADPTGYGRLLTEDGALVAIREHKDATEAERAVRLCFAGPMALDGRTALDLLGRVGCDNAQKEYYLTAAVELALADGRRCAAISCPEADAMGVNDRAQLASAEAAVQARLRLAAMRGGTTLQAPGTVFLSHDTRFGRDVVVEPHVVFGPGVRVEDGAVIHSFSHLEGARVGPNADVGPYARLRPGAALGRAAKVGNFVEVKSADIGDGAKVSHLTYIGDASVGAEANIGAGTVTCNYDGYGKFRTVIGEGAFIGSNSSLVAPVTVGRGAYVASGSAVTEDVPEDALAIGRARQTTKDGRAKLLRAERAAAKAARKG
- a CDS encoding cob(I)yrinic acid a,c-diamide adenosyltransferase, with product MVVLNRIYTRTGDDGTTALGSGERRRKSDVRIAAYGTVDECNAAIGMARLHAAAESPKLDAMLGRIQNDLFDLGADLATPPAEGEAEGSRLRMVQAQVDRLEREIDELNADLSPLRSFVLPGGTPAAAHLHLARTVCRRAERLMVDLKVGHGEAVSAAAVGYANRLSDFLFVASRHCNHLKDGDVLWVPGKNR